The following are from one region of the Aquipuribacter nitratireducens genome:
- a CDS encoding sensor domain-containing phosphodiesterase encodes MPSGSTALSRASTRHVEARLREVLADPQRRDSDLDVHFQPIVALPRGDVVEVEALVRWHDERLGEVPPDVLVGVAEDSRLVGDLGRWVLERASRAAASWPDGAGGRPAVAVNVSPLQLEEPGFVDDVRGALARSGLPADGLVLEVTEAVGVADPGATHSVLSTLRRDGVRVALDDFGMGRSSLTLLRDLPLDLVKIDRSFVSGPRRGASDAVLLRLLVDACHSLGLQLVAEGVEDEAQARTVTALGVDRAQGWYFGRPAPDADGVGAASRAPVPTPLDVRAEVVGPDRPTHRPDEFVLVSTPDHRVLFASSAVHDVLGYLPAEVAGGALTAFVHEPDVALMSDPDDVATAPGERLLRVRHRDGSLRYLRSRTDVVDDPDHGPRVVTLCRDVTPVELDRREARVAASTFERVFEEAPCGMSVTGLDGVIRSANRALADLYGRGPDEVVGRHIDDLTHPDDRAVDAVNLAAQAGGAVERVTVRKRVLRPDGAVLPVEVVASVVRDEDGTPSLIVAHVTAVVAR; translated from the coding sequence GTGCCGTCAGGCTCGACCGCCCTGTCCCGTGCCTCCACGCGGCACGTCGAGGCCCGGCTGCGGGAGGTGCTCGCCGACCCGCAGCGGCGGGACTCCGACCTCGACGTCCACTTCCAGCCGATCGTCGCGCTGCCACGGGGCGACGTCGTCGAGGTGGAGGCGCTCGTCCGCTGGCACGACGAGCGGCTGGGGGAGGTGCCGCCGGACGTGCTCGTGGGCGTGGCCGAGGACAGCCGGCTCGTCGGGGACCTCGGCCGGTGGGTGCTCGAACGCGCGTCCCGGGCCGCGGCGTCGTGGCCCGACGGGGCAGGTGGGCGCCCGGCCGTCGCCGTCAACGTCTCCCCCCTCCAGCTGGAGGAGCCGGGCTTCGTCGACGACGTGCGCGGGGCGCTGGCGCGCTCGGGCCTGCCCGCGGACGGCCTCGTGCTCGAGGTGACCGAGGCGGTCGGCGTCGCCGACCCCGGGGCCACCCACTCGGTCCTCAGCACGCTGCGCCGGGACGGGGTCCGGGTCGCGCTCGACGACTTCGGCATGGGCCGGTCGTCCCTCACGCTCCTGCGCGACCTCCCCCTCGACCTCGTGAAGATCGACCGGTCGTTCGTCTCGGGACCACGCCGCGGCGCCAGCGACGCCGTCCTCCTGCGGCTGCTCGTCGACGCGTGCCACAGCCTCGGGCTGCAGCTGGTCGCCGAGGGCGTGGAGGACGAGGCGCAGGCGCGGACGGTCACCGCGCTCGGGGTCGACCGCGCGCAGGGCTGGTACTTCGGCCGACCGGCGCCCGACGCCGACGGGGTCGGCGCGGCGTCCCGGGCGCCCGTCCCGACGCCGCTCGACGTGCGCGCGGAGGTCGTCGGCCCCGACCGGCCGACCCACCGGCCCGACGAGTTCGTCCTGGTCTCGACCCCGGACCACCGCGTCCTCTTCGCCTCCTCCGCGGTGCACGACGTCCTCGGCTACCTCCCGGCCGAGGTCGCCGGCGGCGCCCTCACCGCCTTCGTCCACGAGCCCGACGTCGCCCTCATGTCCGACCCGGACGACGTCGCGACCGCACCGGGGGAGCGGCTGCTGCGGGTCCGGCACCGGGACGGGAGCCTGCGGTACCTCCGCAGCCGCACCGACGTCGTCGACGACCCCGACCACGGCCCGCGCGTGGTGACGCTGTGCCGTGACGTCACGCCGGTCGAGCTCGACAGGCGCGAGGCCCGGGTGGCGGCGAGCACCTTCGAGCGCGTCTTCGAGGAGGCGCCGTGCGGCATGAGCGTCACCGGCCTGGACGGTGTCATCCGCTCCGCGAACCGCGCGCTCGCCGACCTCTACGGACGCGGCCCGGACGAGGTCGTCGGCCGTCACATCGACGACCTCACCCACCCCGACGACCGCGCCGTCGACGCCGTCAACCTCGCGGCCCAGGCGGGTGGGGCGGTGGAACGTGTCACGGTCCGCAAGCGGGTGCTCCGCCCGGACGGCGCCGTCCTGCCCGTCGAGGTCGTCGCGAGCGTCGTGCGGGACGAGGACGGGACGCCGTCGCTCATCGTCGCCCACGTCACGGCGGTCGTCGCGCGCTGA
- a CDS encoding endonuclease/exonuclease/phosphatase family protein, which produces MPADAAVPPARRPRARACSAAAALALAAGLGAGAAAPAAAGPPPEVRFATFNASLNRAAPGELTEDLATPGDPQAAAVAEIVQRVRPEVLLVNEFDYVPPADPGDPTSSPPVAGFLENYLGVSQDGADPIDYPYAFIAPSNTGVPSGFDLNDNGSVGGPDDALGFGFFPGQFGMLVLSQHPIDTDAVRTFQDFRWADMPGARLPDDPATPEPADWYSPEELAVLPLSSKSHWDVPVLVDGRTPVHVLASHPTPPVFDGPEDRNGLRNADEIRFWADYVLPSRSRYVYDDDGGRGGLEPGDAFVIMGDLNSDPFDGDSLPGAAQQVLESPRVNARTVPDSDGAVEATALQGGANLTHEGDPAHDTADFADGTPGNLRVDYVLPSKSLRVTDSGVFWPVQADPLSRLTGTFPFPSSDHRLVWVDVRVPPAR; this is translated from the coding sequence GTGCCTGCCGACGCCGCCGTGCCGCCCGCCCGCCGTCCCCGTGCCCGCGCGTGCTCCGCCGCCGCGGCCCTCGCTCTCGCCGCCGGCCTCGGCGCCGGCGCGGCGGCCCCGGCCGCCGCGGGCCCCCCGCCCGAGGTGAGGTTCGCGACGTTCAACGCGAGCCTCAACCGCGCCGCCCCCGGTGAGCTCACCGAGGACCTCGCGACGCCCGGTGACCCGCAGGCCGCAGCCGTCGCGGAGATCGTCCAGCGGGTCCGGCCCGAGGTGCTGCTCGTCAACGAGTTCGACTACGTCCCGCCCGCGGACCCCGGCGACCCCACCAGCTCGCCGCCGGTGGCGGGCTTCCTCGAGAACTACCTCGGGGTGTCGCAGGACGGCGCCGATCCGATCGACTACCCGTACGCCTTCATCGCCCCGAGCAACACGGGAGTACCGAGCGGGTTCGACCTCAACGACAACGGGTCCGTCGGCGGCCCCGACGACGCCCTCGGCTTCGGCTTCTTCCCCGGCCAGTTCGGGATGCTCGTCCTGTCGCAGCACCCCATCGACACCGACGCCGTGCGCACGTTCCAGGACTTCCGCTGGGCGGACATGCCCGGCGCCCGGCTGCCCGACGACCCCGCCACCCCCGAGCCCGCGGACTGGTACTCGCCCGAGGAGCTCGCCGTCCTGCCCCTGTCGAGCAAGTCGCACTGGGACGTGCCGGTCCTCGTCGACGGCCGCACTCCCGTCCACGTCCTCGCCTCGCACCCCACCCCGCCCGTGTTCGACGGTCCGGAGGACCGCAACGGTCTCCGCAACGCCGACGAGATCCGGTTCTGGGCCGACTACGTGCTGCCGTCCCGCTCGCGCTACGTCTACGACGACGACGGCGGCCGCGGCGGCCTCGAGCCCGGCGACGCCTTCGTCATCATGGGCGACCTCAACTCCGACCCCTTCGACGGGGACTCCCTGCCGGGCGCCGCCCAGCAGGTGCTGGAGTCGCCGCGCGTGAACGCACGCACGGTCCCCGACTCCGACGGCGCGGTCGAGGCGACCGCGCTGCAGGGTGGGGCGAACCTCACCCACGAGGGCGACCCCGCCCACGACACCGCCGACTTCGCCGACGGCACGCCGGGCAACCTCCGCGTCGACTACGTCCTGCCGTCGAAGAGCCTCCGCGTGACGGACTCGGGCGTGTTCTGGCCGGTGCAGGCAGACCCCCTGTCCCGGCTGACCGGGACGTTCCCGTTCCCCTCGAGCGACCACCGGCTCGTGTGGGTCGACGTGCGCGTGCCGCCCGCCCGCTGA
- a CDS encoding thioredoxin domain-containing protein, whose amino-acid sequence MPNRLAGSTSPYLLQHADNPVDWWEWGPEAFEEARRRDVPVLVSVGYAACHWCHVMAAESFEDDATAGLVNDGFVAVKVDREERPDVDAVYMRATTALTRHGGWPMTVFTTPDGRPFHAGTYFPPDPRPGMPSFTQVLDAVGDAWQQRRDQVEATADRLARAIGGEGAAPVAGVDVPTAGEPLLPEGLLRDVVTGLLADEDTVHGGFGGAPKFPPSAVLAFLLVCGDDDGYDLAARTLRAMARSGMYDQVEGGFARYAVDAGWVVPHFEKMLYDNAQLARVYARWSATTTDPADAATGLRVAVETCTWLLERLGTADGGLASALDADTPAPAPGADLDALGLTGLPESGLPGTSHGVEGLTYVWTPASLVAAAGEDDGRWAADALGVSEHGSFEGGTSTLRLTRDLWDERTRPAGVPPREGDPARWERVRARLREVRSRRPQPARDDKVVAAWNGLAVAALAETGLLAGRPDLVAAARRVATVVLARHGVEGDDGLLRLRRVSRDGTVGAHAGVLEDYGDLAAGLLALHGVDGDPQWADAARRLVRTALARFVDPATASWQDIATDEADPALARALGGRAALSDPADNAHPSGPSAATGACLHVAALFGDRDARAAAERALRGAVPLMAQAPRFAGWWLHVAAAALDGPREVAVVGPSAGGARGRLQRTALSSRAPGLVLSVGEDGAEGPPLLADRTARDGRATAYVCRGFVCDAPTDDVHVLARQLARA is encoded by the coding sequence ATGCCGAACCGCCTGGCCGGCTCCACGAGCCCGTACCTGCTCCAGCACGCCGACAACCCCGTCGACTGGTGGGAGTGGGGGCCGGAGGCGTTCGAGGAGGCCCGCCGCCGCGACGTCCCCGTGCTCGTGAGCGTCGGGTACGCCGCGTGCCACTGGTGCCACGTGATGGCGGCGGAGTCCTTCGAGGACGACGCGACAGCCGGGCTCGTCAACGACGGCTTCGTCGCGGTGAAGGTCGACCGGGAGGAGCGCCCGGACGTCGACGCCGTCTACATGCGCGCGACGACCGCCCTCACCCGCCACGGCGGCTGGCCCATGACCGTCTTCACCACCCCGGACGGGCGCCCGTTCCACGCCGGGACGTACTTCCCGCCCGACCCGCGCCCCGGCATGCCGTCGTTCACGCAGGTGCTCGACGCCGTCGGCGACGCGTGGCAGCAGCGCCGCGACCAGGTCGAGGCGACCGCCGACCGGCTCGCCCGCGCCATCGGCGGCGAGGGCGCCGCACCCGTGGCAGGCGTCGACGTCCCCACGGCCGGCGAGCCGCTCCTGCCCGAGGGTCTGCTCCGCGACGTCGTCACCGGGCTGCTCGCCGACGAGGACACCGTCCACGGCGGGTTCGGCGGCGCACCGAAGTTCCCGCCGTCGGCCGTCCTCGCCTTCCTCCTCGTGTGCGGGGACGACGACGGCTACGACCTCGCCGCCCGGACGCTGCGCGCCATGGCCCGGAGCGGGATGTACGACCAGGTCGAGGGCGGCTTCGCCCGCTACGCCGTCGACGCCGGCTGGGTCGTGCCGCACTTCGAGAAGATGCTGTACGACAACGCCCAGCTCGCCCGCGTCTACGCCCGCTGGTCGGCGACGACCACCGACCCCGCGGACGCCGCGACGGGGCTGCGTGTGGCGGTCGAGACGTGCACGTGGCTGCTCGAGCGGCTCGGCACCGCCGACGGCGGCCTCGCCTCCGCCCTCGACGCCGACACCCCGGCCCCGGCCCCGGGCGCCGACCTCGACGCGCTCGGGCTCACCGGTCTCCCGGAGTCGGGCCTGCCGGGCACGAGCCACGGCGTCGAGGGCCTCACGTACGTGTGGACCCCCGCGTCGCTCGTCGCCGCCGCGGGCGAGGACGACGGCCGGTGGGCCGCCGACGCGCTGGGGGTGAGCGAGCACGGCAGCTTCGAGGGCGGGACGTCGACGCTGCGGCTCACCCGCGACCTGTGGGACGAACGGACCAGGCCCGCCGGGGTGCCGCCGCGCGAGGGCGACCCCGCCCGTTGGGAACGGGTGCGGGCCCGGCTGCGCGAGGTCCGTTCCCGGCGACCGCAGCCTGCCCGCGACGACAAGGTGGTGGCGGCGTGGAACGGGCTGGCCGTCGCCGCGCTCGCCGAGACGGGCCTGCTCGCCGGACGACCGGACCTCGTGGCCGCCGCGCGTCGCGTCGCCACCGTCGTGCTCGCCCGGCACGGCGTCGAGGGCGACGACGGACTGCTCCGGCTGCGTCGCGTGTCCCGTGACGGCACCGTCGGTGCGCACGCCGGGGTCCTCGAGGACTACGGCGACCTCGCCGCCGGGCTGCTCGCCCTCCACGGCGTCGACGGCGACCCGCAGTGGGCGGACGCCGCCCGCCGGCTCGTGCGGACGGCGCTCGCCCGCTTCGTCGACCCGGCGACCGCGTCGTGGCAGGACATCGCCACCGACGAGGCCGACCCCGCCCTCGCCCGCGCCCTGGGTGGACGCGCTGCGCTCTCGGACCCCGCCGACAACGCCCACCCGTCCGGGCCGTCGGCCGCGACGGGCGCCTGCCTGCACGTCGCCGCACTGTTCGGCGACAGGGACGCGCGGGCTGCCGCCGAGAGGGCCCTGCGCGGGGCGGTGCCGCTCATGGCCCAGGCGCCGCGCTTCGCCGGGTGGTGGCTCCACGTCGCGGCCGCCGCCCTCGACGGGCCCCGCGAGGTCGCGGTCGTCGGGCCGTCCGCCGGCGGCGCCCGAGGGCGCCTGCAGCGGACGGCCCTCTCCTCCCGGGCGCCCGGGCTCGTGCTGTCGGTGGGGGAGGACGGCGCGGAGGGGCCGCCACTGCTGGCAGACCGCACGGCACGCGACGGTCGGGCGACGGCCTACGTCTGCCGCGGCTTCGTCTGCGACGCCCCGACGGACGACGTGCACGTGCTCGCCCGGCAGCTCGCCCGCGCGTGA
- a CDS encoding SDR family NAD(P)-dependent oxidoreductase, translating to MADTDITSPTVLVTGPTRGLGAALVDALAAHRSRPRLVLAGRDPATLGASAKRARATGAVVDEVVVDLLDLDAVAAAAAGVVDAVTAGTLPALDVVVANAGIQYQDRHHTGAQGHEATFTVNVLAQHALVRGLLPALAPAAHVVLLGSSSHRGRAATFGLLPSPAWRDPAELAAPDTTPAGATATAGGRAYADSKLALVTLAQRWARELPAPHRLSVYDPGLVPGTGLGRHMPAYKRWVWENLMPAMQVLPGAASARRSAGHLAGLALGDTHAGLHGAYVELGRVRATAPPTYDRARQDRLWQVCEELTRAVPARR from the coding sequence ATGGCAGACACTGACATCACATCGCCCACCGTCCTCGTCACCGGACCGACGAGGGGCCTCGGCGCCGCCCTCGTCGACGCCCTCGCCGCGCACCGGAGCCGCCCCCGCCTCGTGCTCGCCGGTCGGGACCCGGCCACCCTCGGCGCGTCCGCGAAGCGGGCACGGGCCACGGGCGCAGTCGTCGACGAGGTCGTCGTCGACCTCCTCGACCTCGACGCCGTCGCGGCCGCCGCGGCCGGGGTCGTCGACGCCGTCACCGCCGGGACGCTGCCGGCGCTCGACGTCGTCGTCGCGAACGCGGGCATCCAGTACCAGGACCGCCACCACACCGGGGCGCAGGGCCACGAGGCGACGTTCACCGTCAACGTCCTCGCCCAGCACGCCCTCGTCCGCGGTCTGCTGCCGGCGCTCGCCCCGGCCGCCCACGTCGTCCTCCTGGGCTCGAGCAGCCACCGGGGGCGCGCGGCGACGTTCGGCCTCCTCCCCTCCCCCGCGTGGCGGGACCCGGCCGAGCTCGCCGCGCCGGACACCACCCCTGCGGGGGCGACGGCGACGGCGGGCGGCCGGGCGTACGCCGACAGCAAGCTCGCCCTCGTGACCCTCGCGCAGCGGTGGGCCCGCGAGCTCCCGGCACCGCACCGGCTGTCGGTCTACGACCCCGGCCTCGTCCCGGGCACGGGTCTCGGCCGGCACATGCCGGCGTACAAGCGGTGGGTGTGGGAGAACCTCATGCCCGCGATGCAGGTGCTGCCCGGCGCGGCGTCCGCGCGGCGCTCGGCCGGCCACCTCGCCGGGCTCGCGCTCGGTGACACCCACGCCGGCCTCCACGGGGCCTACGTCGAGCTCGGTCGTGTGCGGGCGACCGCGCCGCCGACCTACGACCGCGCGCGGCAGGACCGGCTGTGGCAGGTGTGCGAGGAGCTCACTCGGGCCGTTCCAGCACGTCGGTGA
- a CDS encoding TetR/AcrR family transcriptional regulator, producing the protein MPRWPGDSRERLVGAAMRLFSEHGYAATTVDDVAAAAGVTQRTFFRHFPDKEEVLFADDEHLLAAVLAAVRAGDPRHPLAHMRRALDDVAAGLEPQEDALRRRARVIEGDVALTGRELAKQARWTAAVAGALGEAGYEPHRADLLAHVGFAVFRYALGAWLADAGGPGLRERLAGAFDDLEGSFSG; encoded by the coding sequence ATGCCACGGTGGCCGGGGGACTCGCGCGAGCGGCTGGTCGGCGCCGCGATGCGGCTGTTCTCCGAACACGGGTACGCGGCGACGACGGTCGACGACGTCGCCGCGGCCGCGGGTGTCACGCAGCGGACGTTCTTCCGGCACTTCCCGGACAAGGAGGAGGTTCTGTTCGCCGACGACGAGCACCTCCTCGCCGCCGTCCTCGCCGCCGTGCGCGCCGGCGACCCGCGGCACCCGCTCGCGCACATGCGGCGGGCGCTCGACGACGTCGCGGCGGGGCTGGAGCCCCAGGAGGACGCGCTGCGGCGCCGGGCCCGCGTCATCGAGGGCGACGTCGCCCTGACGGGGCGGGAGCTGGCGAAGCAGGCACGCTGGACCGCCGCCGTCGCGGGGGCGCTGGGGGAGGCCGGGTACGAGCCGCACCGGGCGGACCTCCTCGCCCACGTCGGCTTCGCCGTGTTCCGCTACGCCCTCGGGGCGTGGCTGGCGGACGCCGGGGGCCCGGGGCTGCGGGAACGCCTCGCGGGCGCGTTCGACGACCTCGAGGGGTCCTTCAGCGGGTAG
- a CDS encoding PhoH family protein → MSDATTTRTYVLDTSVLLSDPDALFRFDEHEVVLPVVVISELEAKRHHQDLGYFARQALRHLDDLRIEHGRLDVALPVGRGGGSLRVELNHTDDSCLPAGFRLGDNDTRILAVAKNLAVEGRDVVLVSKDVPLRVKASAVGLRAEEYRAEIVASSGWTGMAELDIAADLMAQLYGDGVLEHDAVRDLPCHTGLVVHSERGSALARVTQDKQLRLVRGDTDVFGLHGRSAEQRIAIDLLLDDSIGIVSLGGRAGTGKSALALCAGLEAVMERREHKKVMVFRPLYAVGGQDLGYLPGSEAEKMNPWGQAVFDTLGALVSDEVVEEVMDRGMLEVLPLTHIRGRSLHDAFVVVDEAQSLERNVLLTMLSRIGQNSKVVLTHDVAQRDNLRVGRYDGVVSVIEKLKGHPLFAHVTLTRSERSPIAALVTDVLERPE, encoded by the coding sequence ATGAGCGACGCGACCACGACGAGGACGTACGTGCTCGACACGTCGGTCCTGCTGTCCGACCCGGACGCCCTGTTCCGCTTCGACGAGCACGAGGTCGTGCTGCCGGTCGTCGTCATCTCCGAGCTCGAGGCCAAGCGGCACCACCAGGACCTCGGCTACTTCGCCCGCCAGGCCCTGCGCCACCTCGACGACCTCCGCATCGAGCACGGTCGCCTCGACGTCGCCCTGCCCGTCGGGCGCGGCGGCGGCAGCCTGCGCGTCGAGCTCAACCACACCGACGACTCGTGCCTGCCGGCGGGCTTCCGCCTCGGCGACAACGACACCCGCATCCTCGCGGTGGCGAAGAACCTCGCGGTCGAGGGCCGCGACGTCGTCCTCGTGAGCAAGGACGTCCCGCTGCGTGTCAAGGCGTCCGCCGTCGGCCTGCGTGCCGAGGAGTACCGCGCGGAGATCGTCGCCTCGTCGGGCTGGACCGGCATGGCCGAGCTCGACATCGCGGCCGACCTGATGGCCCAGCTGTACGGCGACGGCGTCCTCGAGCACGACGCCGTCCGCGACCTGCCGTGCCACACCGGCCTCGTCGTCCACTCCGAGCGCGGCAGCGCCCTCGCCCGGGTCACGCAGGACAAGCAGCTGCGGCTGGTCCGCGGCGACACCGACGTCTTCGGTCTCCACGGCCGCAGCGCCGAGCAGCGGATCGCCATCGACCTGCTGCTGGACGACAGCATCGGCATCGTCTCCCTCGGCGGGCGCGCCGGCACCGGCAAGTCGGCCCTCGCGCTGTGCGCCGGCCTCGAGGCGGTCATGGAGCGCCGCGAGCACAAGAAGGTCATGGTGTTCCGGCCGCTGTACGCGGTCGGCGGCCAGGACCTCGGCTACCTCCCCGGCTCCGAGGCGGAGAAGATGAACCCGTGGGGCCAGGCGGTCTTCGACACCCTCGGGGCGCTCGTCTCCGACGAGGTCGTCGAGGAGGTCATGGACCGGGGGATGCTCGAGGTGCTGCCGCTCACGCACATCCGCGGTCGCTCGCTGCACGACGCATTCGTCGTCGTCGACGAGGCCCAGTCGCTCGAGCGCAACGTCCTCCTCACGATGCTCAGTCGCATCGGGCAGAACTCGAAGGTCGTCCTCACCCACGACGTCGCGCAGCGGGACAACCTCCGCGTCGGGCGCTACGACGGCGTCGTCAGCGTCATCGAGAAGCTCAAGGGCCACCCGCTGTTCGCCCACGTCACCCTCACGCGGTCCGAGCGCAGCCCCATCGCCGCGCTCGTCACCGACGTGCTGGAACGGCCCGAGTGA
- a CDS encoding isoprenyl transferase, giving the protein MGLRVLAYRAYQRVLRSRLAPSALPRHVGVIIDGNRRWAAAYGATPRHGHAAGADKVVEFLGWCDEVGIDVVTLWLLSTDNVTARKSAELDALLEIIPDLVDRLAETGRWHVNPVGRLDLLPAPIAARLKEVGEATAAIDGITVNLAIGYGGRQEITDAVRSLLAEHAERGTPLHELADTLDVADISRHLYTRGQPDPDFVIRTSGEQRLSGFLLWQSAHSEYWFCEAYWPEFRKVDFLRALRSYSTRHRRFGS; this is encoded by the coding sequence GTGGGACTACGCGTGCTGGCGTACCGCGCCTACCAGCGGGTCCTCCGTTCCAGGCTCGCGCCGTCGGCGCTCCCGCGCCACGTCGGGGTCATCATCGACGGCAACCGCCGCTGGGCCGCCGCCTACGGCGCGACGCCCCGGCACGGCCACGCCGCCGGGGCGGACAAGGTCGTGGAGTTCCTCGGCTGGTGCGACGAGGTCGGCATCGACGTCGTCACGCTGTGGCTGCTGAGCACCGACAACGTCACCGCACGGAAGTCCGCCGAGCTCGACGCGCTCCTCGAGATCATCCCCGACCTCGTCGACCGACTCGCCGAGACCGGTCGCTGGCACGTCAACCCCGTCGGGCGCCTCGACCTGCTGCCCGCCCCGATCGCCGCGCGGCTCAAGGAGGTGGGGGAGGCGACGGCGGCCATCGACGGCATCACCGTCAACCTCGCGATCGGCTACGGCGGCCGACAGGAGATCACCGACGCCGTGCGCTCGCTGCTCGCCGAGCACGCCGAGCGCGGCACGCCGCTGCACGAGCTCGCCGACACCCTCGACGTCGCCGACATCTCCCGCCACCTCTACACCCGCGGACAGCCGGACCCGGACTTCGTCATCCGCACGTCGGGGGAGCAGCGGCTGTCGGGCTTCCTCCTGTGGCAGAGCGCGCACAGCGAGTACTGGTTCTGCGAGGCGTACTGGCCGGAGTTCCGCAAGGTCGACTTCCTCCGCGCCCTGCGCTCGTACTCGACCCGGCACCGCCGCTTCGGCTCCTGA
- the trhA gene encoding PAQR family membrane homeostasis protein TrhA, whose amino-acid sequence MSTHSHRPTAPAVGVPTRQQALALVKPLLRGWLHLGTAPLALLGGLLLVALSPDLTTRVVTVVFTLCTTTLFAVSATYHRGSWSERTRVLLKRADHSSIFLLIAGSYTPYSVLLLPPAQAQLLLWLVWGGAALGIAFRILWVGAPRWLYTPIYIVLGWTAVWFLPDLYASGGALVVSLLAAGGLLYSGGAVVYALKRPDPFPTVFGFHEIFHAATVLAFAAHWTGVLLVVLAQR is encoded by the coding sequence GTGAGCACGCACTCCCACCGACCGACCGCACCCGCGGTCGGCGTGCCGACCCGGCAGCAGGCGCTCGCCCTCGTCAAGCCGCTCCTTCGCGGGTGGCTCCACCTCGGCACCGCGCCGCTCGCCCTGCTCGGCGGCCTCCTGCTCGTCGCGCTGTCGCCCGACCTCACCACGCGCGTCGTCACGGTCGTGTTCACCCTCTGCACGACGACCCTCTTCGCCGTCAGCGCGACGTACCACCGCGGGAGCTGGTCGGAGCGCACGCGCGTGCTGCTGAAGCGCGCCGACCACTCGAGCATCTTCCTGCTCATCGCCGGCTCGTACACGCCGTACTCGGTGCTCCTGCTGCCACCGGCGCAGGCGCAGCTCCTGCTGTGGCTCGTGTGGGGCGGCGCGGCGCTGGGGATCGCGTTCCGCATCCTGTGGGTCGGCGCGCCGCGCTGGCTCTACACCCCCATCTACATCGTGCTGGGCTGGACGGCGGTGTGGTTCCTGCCGGACCTCTACGCCTCGGGCGGCGCGCTCGTCGTGTCACTGCTCGCGGCCGGGGGCCTGCTGTACTCCGGCGGCGCGGTCGTCTACGCGCTCAAGCGCCCGGACCCGTTCCCGACGGTGTTCGGCTTCCACGAGATCTTCCACGCGGCCACCGTGCTCGCCTTCGCCGCGCACTGGACCGGCGTGCTCCTCGTCGTCCTCGCCCAGCGCTGA
- a CDS encoding DNA polymerase IV, translating into MRRVASRWVLHVDLDQFVAAVELRRRPELVGLPVVVGGDGDPRRPRQVVATATYEARERGVRSGVPMARALRLCPDAVFLPHDAAAYDAASAEVMAVLRHLEADVPVDVEVLGWDEAFLGCETDDPQGLAETVRAAVRGATGLSCAVGIGDNRLRAKTATGFAKPGGIARLTAEDWDAVMGERPVRELWGVGPRTSARLAALGVTTVAELARADHVLLAEHFGPATGPWLVLLGRGRSGADVDPTPWRARSVSHETTFPTDLRTAAEVREAVAHLAARVAHDAAADGRAVVRVAVKARTRPFLTSTRSVPLRPPLQGDAVTATGAVTDAALAALDRFPGGAGEPGDDGVLARPVRLLGVRAELVTDGDDGR; encoded by the coding sequence ATGCGGAGGGTGGCCTCGCGGTGGGTGCTCCACGTCGACCTCGACCAGTTCGTGGCCGCCGTCGAGCTGCGCCGGCGGCCCGAGCTCGTGGGGCTTCCCGTCGTCGTCGGCGGCGACGGTGACCCGCGGCGACCGCGGCAGGTGGTGGCGACGGCGACGTACGAGGCGCGCGAGCGCGGGGTCCGCTCCGGGGTGCCGATGGCCCGGGCGCTGCGGCTGTGCCCGGACGCCGTGTTCCTCCCGCACGACGCGGCCGCCTACGACGCCGCCTCGGCGGAGGTCATGGCGGTGCTGCGGCACCTCGAGGCCGACGTCCCGGTCGACGTCGAGGTGCTGGGGTGGGACGAGGCGTTCCTCGGGTGCGAGACCGACGACCCGCAGGGACTCGCGGAGACGGTGCGCGCGGCGGTGCGCGGGGCGACGGGGTTGTCGTGCGCGGTCGGCATCGGCGACAACCGCCTTCGGGCGAAGACCGCCACCGGGTTCGCCAAGCCCGGCGGCATCGCCCGGCTCACGGCCGAGGACTGGGACGCCGTCATGGGGGAGCGGCCCGTGCGCGAGCTGTGGGGGGTCGGTCCGCGCACCTCCGCCCGGCTCGCCGCGCTCGGCGTCACGACGGTCGCCGAGCTCGCCCGCGCCGACCACGTCCTGCTCGCGGAGCACTTCGGGCCCGCGACCGGACCGTGGCTCGTCCTGCTCGGGCGCGGTCGCTCGGGCGCCGACGTCGACCCGACCCCGTGGCGGGCGCGGTCGGTGAGCCACGAGACCACGTTCCCGACCGACCTCCGCACGGCGGCCGAGGTACGCGAGGCGGTCGCCCACCTCGCCGCCCGCGTCGCCCACGACGCCGCAGCCGACGGTCGCGCGGTCGTCCGGGTCGCGGTCAAGGCACGCACGCGGCCTTTCCTGACGAGCACCCGCAGCGTGCCGCTGCGGCCGCCGCTGCAGGGAGACGCGGTCACGGCCACCGGTGCCGTGACCGACGCCGCGCTCGCGGCCCTCGACCGGTTCCCCGGTGGTGCGGGGGAGCCGGGCGACGACGGGGTCCTCGCCCGCCCGGTCCGGTTGCTCGGGGTGCGCGCCGAGCTCGTCACCGACGGTGACGACGGCCGCTAA